The Amaranthus tricolor cultivar Red isolate AtriRed21 chromosome 6, ASM2621246v1, whole genome shotgun sequence genome has a segment encoding these proteins:
- the LOC130815936 gene encoding MACPF domain-containing protein NSL1, which translates to MGSMRNMDPQSVAERAVRVIGYGYDLTTDLRLSSCKAGPNDSRLIEIDQKMIRDLVLPGGIVVNDVPSSIKSDKGERTRFRSDVLSFNQMSEHFNQDTGLSGKIPSGHFNVMFNFKGCWQKDAGVTKNLAYDGCFITLYTIELAKSHMTLSEDIKQEVPLSWDSAALAGFIEKYGTHIVVGVKIGGKDVIHIKQLKNSNAEPAEILNLLKKLADERFSNDLSGSGLHGKQKGKGRTNWQLQASLAQSFRPNVASHSKNEDVLSIAVRRGGVDIGSHEQWLSTIAELPNVISMSFVPITSLLCGVQGCGFLSHAVNLYLRYKPPIEELAEFLEFQLPRQWAPAYGDLPLGLRRKKDASPSLPYGLMGPKLYVNIVPVETGNKPVTGIRLFLEGKRSDRLAVHLQHLTSIPKIIQLSDNHSSLQSDEHLKRDYIEAIRWSIFSHVYTAPVEHNHLSTDDGAPIVTRAWFEVKSVGMKKVLFLRLGFSMVASAKLRRSEWDESNTLSKKSGMFSKISGRFSGALNPPPEPQKPDINSALYPDGPPAPPSAPKLSNIVDTKEMIRGPEDHPGYWVVTGAKLCMVGGKISIKAKFSLLTIMTDSNDSMSENWS; encoded by the exons ATGGGTAGTATGAGAAATATGGACCCTCAATCAGTAGCTGAGAGGGCAGTTCGCGTGATCGGATATGGTTATGATTTGACCACGGATCTCCGATTATCATCTTGTAAAGCAGGGCCTAACGATTCGAGATTGATTGAAATTGATCAAAAAATGATCAGAGATTTGGTATTGCCCGGTGGAATTGTGGTGAATGATGTACCGTCTTCAATAAAGTCTGATAAGGGTGAGCGTACTCGATTTCGGTCCGATGTTCTATCTTTTAATCAG ATGTCAGAGCATTTCAACCAAGATACTGGGTTATCAGGTAAAATTCCTTCGGGCCATTTCAATGTGATGTTTAACTTCAAAGGCTGCTGGCAGAAGGATGCAGGAGTTACAAAAAACCTTGCTTATGATGGCTGTTTTATCACCCTCTACACGATTGAGCTTGCAAAATCACATATGACTCTTTCAGAAGATATCAAACAAGAAGTGCCTTTGTCATGGGATTCTGCTGCACTTGCTGG GTTCATTGAAAAATATGGTACCCACATTGTTGTTGGGGTGAAAATTGGTGGTAAAGATGTAATTCACATTAAGCAGCTGAAAAACTCTAATGCTGAACCAGCTGAGATTTTGAATTTGCTTAAGAAGCTTGCTGATGAAAGGTTTTCAAATGATCTGTCAGGCTCTGGATTACATGGAAAGCAGAAG GGCAAAGGGCGAACTAACTGGCAACTTCAAGCATCTTTGGCCCAATCATTTAGACCTAATGTCGCTTCACATTCAAAAAATGAG GATGTTCTAAGTATTGCAGTTCGAAGAGGAGGGGTAGATATTGGTTCACACGAACAGTGGCTTTCTACCATAGCTGAGTTGCCGAATGTGATATCTATGTCCTTCGTTCCTATTACTTCATTGTTATGTGGAGTTCAGGGCTGTGGTTTTCTCAGTCATGCCGTAAATTTGTATCTCAGAT ATAAACCTCCTATAGAAGAGCTTGCTGAATTTCTCGAGTTCCAGTTACCTCGTCAGTGGGCCCCAGCATATGGTGATCTTCCATTAGGCCTTAGACGCAAGAAAGATGCATCTCCATCATTGCCATATGGCTTAATGGGTCCTAAGCTTTATGTCAATATTGTGCCCGTTGAGACTGGAAATAAACCTGTCACTGGTATACGGCTTTTCCTGGAAGGTAAGAGGAGTGACCGGCTTGCAGTCCATTTGCAGCACCTTACATCTATTCCAAAGATCATCCAACTTTCTGATAATCATAGTAGCCTACAAAGTGATGAACATCTAAAGCGAGACTACATAGAAGCTATCCGATGGAGCATATTTTCCCATGTTTACACAGCCCCAGTTGAGCACAATCACTTATCTACTGATGACGGTGCCCCTATTGTAACAAGGGCATGGTTCGAGGTCAAGTCTGTTGGCATGAAGAAGGTTCTCTTTTTAAGGCTAGGATTCTCAATGGTGGCCTCTGCGAAACTCCGAAGATCAGAGTGGGATGAATCAAACACCTTATCTAAGAAGTCAGGGATGTTTTCAAAGATAAGTGGACGGTTTAGTGGGGCACTGAACCCTCCACCAGAACCTCAGAAGCCAGATATAAATTCCGCTCTCTATCCTGATGGCCCACCTGCTCCTCCTTCAGCACCCAAACTGTCAAATATTGTCGATACCAAGGAAATGATTCGAGGTCCAGAAGACCATCCTGGATATTGGGTGGTTACTGGAGCAAAGCTGTGTATGGTTGGTGGGAAGATCAGTATCAAAGCAAAATTCTCACTGTTAACCATTATGACAGATTCAAATGATTCGATGTCTGAAAACTGGAGCTGA